Proteins from one Xenopus tropicalis strain Nigerian chromosome 1, UCB_Xtro_10.0, whole genome shotgun sequence genomic window:
- the fabp1 gene encoding fatty acid-binding protein, liver, translated as MAFAGKYELVHQENFETFMKAIGLSDELIQKGKDVKSVTEIQQNGKHFIVTVTTGSKVLRNEFTIGEEAELETPTGEKVKSVVKLEGDNKLVVQLKAITSTTELSGDTITHVLTLNNLVFKRVSKRV; from the exons ATGGCCTTTGCTGGGAAGTACGAGCTGGTCCATCAGGAGAACTTTGAGACTTTTATGAAAGCTATCG GTCTCTCTGATGAGCTGATCCAGAAAGGCAAGGATGTTAAGAGTGTCACTGAGATCCAACAGAATGGCAAACACTTCATTGTCACCGTGACCACCGGCAGCAAAGTCCTACGCAACGAGTTCACCATCGGGGAGGAAGCAGAGCTAGAAACACCTACAGGCGAGAAGGTCAAG TCCGTGGTTAAACTGGAGGGTGACAATAAGCTAGTGGTACAACTGAAGGCAATCACATCCACCACTGAACTTTCTGGAGACACCATCACCCAT GTTCTGACCCTGAATAACCTCGTCTTTAAAAGAGTCAGCAAGAGAGTCTGA